Proteins encoded by one window of Mobula hypostoma chromosome 21, sMobHyp1.1, whole genome shotgun sequence:
- the LOC134359618 gene encoding volume-regulated anion channel subunit LRRC8D-like: MFSVSDVSTLENKPPAIRVFKPWWDTCMDYLAIIMLLLSIFGCSIQLYMDNTLCLPYISEVDGKAGELKSNQPNTSEISHVNANPQAIMSPTLTPEISQGKITQLYNWQYFYINQVCHSQIPWFTRFFSYIILFHTVGLIICSNFCFTYPKTSSKLQQFLDILQKCLQSPWTSKALSTAIIVDASEVEKVLEPETQKASGSDTEEITLKTDPSANKAPTGIQSSTMETDSSLDKKDAEQAKALFEKVRKFRLHVEEKDTIYKLYAGQTLVKTIYCLIIIGYFPAYIYVIEFYNKCEPNALSLVFYKTFRCTYPTARFIGKMALLYLGLIVIYWILCVHTLIWVFRKPLKQYSFEKRENQFSDIPDVKNDFAFLMHLIDQYDTLFCNRLAVFLSEVSEKKLKLLSLNNDWTAEKVKKHLTKTKKDQFELYLFMLSGIPEAVYDVTEIQVLKLELCSNVKISNKIIQLTQLEEIWLSHCVTEVTPLALMWLRNQLKQVRVKYVNRDEIPDWIYKLIQLKELYLTGKLAIEKKAVELESMKGLRSLKVLYLKTSLSKLPSTIIDVAFHLVKLCIHNDKTKLLSLSILKKMVNLTQIELHNCELDKIPTAVYTLSKLQVLDLKGNNLTKIEDITHLQYLERLNCLKFWFNMIKVIPPTINLIKKLEYLYMSNNQIEVLPKALFSIEKLYYLELQNNNISVIPPDIGNLKHLYFLDLRHNRIEVLPDQLFKCVKLMTLKLSYNLISSLSGKISRLAQLSQLELQGNHLEKLPSEIGQCFLLKVSGLIVEQYVFESLPLEIREKMDGS; this comes from the coding sequence ATGTTTTCGGTCTCTGATGTTTCAACTTTGGAAAATAAGCCACCAGCCATCCGGGTCTTCAAACCTTGGTGGGATACTTGCATGGATTACCTGGCCATCATTATGTTGCTGTTGTCTATCTTTGGCTGCAGCATACAGCTTTACATGGATAATACTTTATGCTTGCCATACATCAGTGAAGTTGATGGAAAGGCCGGTGAGCTAAAATCAAACCAGCCAAATACTTCAGAAATATCTCACGTCAATGCTAATCCACAGGCAATTATGAGCCCAACCCTGACTCCTGAAATCAGTCAAGGAAAGATTACTCAGTTATACAACTGGCAATATTTCTACATCAATCAAGTATGTCACAGTCAAATTCCTTGGTTTACCAGATTCTTCTCTTACATAATTTTATTTCATACAGTTGGTCTGATTATCTGTAGTAATTTCTGTTTTACATATCCCAAAACAAGCTCCAAACTGCAACAATTCCTTGACATTCTTCAGAAATGTCTGCAATCACCATGGACATCCAAAGCCCTATCTACAGCAATCATTGTTGATGCTAGTGAAGTGGAGAAGGTCTTGGAGCCAGAGACACAGAAAGCCTCTGGAAGTGATACTGAAGAGATAACCCTTAAAACTGATCCATCAGCCAATAAAGCTCCCACAGGCATTCAGTCGAGCACAATGGAAACTGATTCATCCCTGGACAAGAAGGACGCAGAGCAAGCTAAAGCTTTGTTTGAGAAAGTCAGGAAATTTAGACTTCATGTTGAAGAAAAAGATACAATCTATAAATTATATGCTGGGCAAACTTTAGTCAAAACTATATATTGCTTAATTATCATTGGTTACTTTCCAGCCTATATTTACGTTATTGAATTTTACAATAAATGTGAGCCTAATGCATTATCATTGGTTTTTTACAAGACTTTCAGATGTACTTATCCTACCGCTCGTTTCATTGGGAAAATGGCCCTACTGTACTTAGGTTTAATAGTTATCTATTGGATACTTTGCGTCCACACATTAATATGGGTTTTCAGAAAACCGCTAAAGCAATATTCGTTTGAGAAACGAGAAAATCAATTCAGTGATATCCCTGATGTAAAAAACGACTTTGCCTTCTTGATGCATTTAATCGATCAGTATGATACACTGTTTTGCAATCGCCTTGCAGTTTTCCTTTCAGAAGTAAGTGAGAAAAAGCTAAAATTGTTAAGTTTGAATAACGATTGGACAGCGGAGAAGGTGAAAAAGCATTTAACTAAAACTAAGAAAGATCAGTTTGAGTTGTATCTTTTCATGCTCTCTGGAATTCCTGAGGCTGTCTATGATGTTACTGAGATACAGGTCTTAAAGCTGGAACTTTGTAGTAATGTTAAAATTTCCAACAAAATTATTCAACTCACCCAGCTGGAAGAAATCTGGCTGTCACACTGTGTAACTGAAGTTACACCATTAGCTTTGATGTGGTTGAGAAACCAACTCAAACAAGTGAGAGTTAAATATGTAAATCGTGATGAAATACCTGACTGGATCTACAAACTCATTCAGCTCAAAGAATTGTACCTTACTGGAAAGCTAGCTATTGAAAAGAAAGCTGTAGAACTGGAATCAATGAAAGGACTCCGCTCCTTGAAAGTTCTTTACCTAAAGACAAGTCTCTCCAAGCTGCCCTCCACCATCATTGATGTTGCATTCCACTTGGTCAAGCTTTGTATTCACAATGATAAgaccaagctcctgagccttagTATCTTAAAGAAAATGGTCAATCTGACCCAAATTGAACTACACAACTGTGAACTAGACAAGATCCCAACAGCCGTTTATACTTTATCCAAACTTCAAGTCCTGGACCTCAAAGGTAACAACCTTACCAAAATTGAAGACATTACCCATCTGCAATATCTGGAGAGATTAAACTGTTTGAAGTTCTGGTTCAATATGATCAAAGTCATTCCACCAACAATTAATTTAATCAAGAAGCTTGAGTACCTATACATGTCCAACAACCAGATCGAAGTCTTGCCAAAAGCCCTTTTCAGTATTGAGAAACTGTATTATCTTGAGTTACAAAACAACAACATTTCTGTAATTCCACCTGATATTGGGAATCTCAAACATCTGTACTTTTTAGATCTGCGTCACAACAGAATTGAAGTCCTTCCGGATCAGCTCTTCAAATGTGTCAAACTCATGACTCTGAAGCTAAGTTATAACTTAATTTCATCCCTCAGTGGCAAGATTTCAAGACTTGCTCAACTATCTCAGTTGGAACTCCAGGGAAATCACTTGGAGAAACTCCCATCAGAAATAGGACAGTGCTTCTTGTTGAAAGTTAGTGGACTCATTGTAGAACAGTATGTTTTTGAGTCACTTCCTTTAGAAATAAGAGAGAAGATGGATGGAAGTTAA
- the LOC134359617 gene encoding volume-regulated anion channel subunit LRRC8D-like codes for MFSLEEISSVTRSPPSFRIFKPWWDTFMDYLAMTMLMIAVFGGTMQIYKDRTICLPIKANSTHSAPSPIDANISWADKHVDFNITDLHHTIINQKSIKISRVNAIFAVEHTKANLDYQQYRYVNQACYFHAVPWFSKHFSSFILIHTVALMICSNFWFKYPKTSSKIEHLVFILEKCFDSPWTTEVLSLAVTENSSEMNTRAQEKRKSTVAGQGISESAKSSTRTQSVIKKQFQLLDKKDGEQAKSLFEKVRKFRFHVEQEDTIYKLYVGQMVFKSLQCLAILCYFMVFIKDVNFDIICRPGMENVIGYEIFICTFSIALLLQRLILLYLILVTIYVGLCLRTLIWILRSPLKQYSFEKRETQFSDIPNVKNDFAFLLHLIDQYDPLYCTRFCIFLSEASEKKLKMLNLNNDWTVDKVRQQLIQNNKEQLELQLFMLTGIPQAVYDVTELQALRMELCTDIKISSKVTHLIHLEELSIVNCKVVVKPTALFFLGNKLHSLLVTFSVHEEVPEWINKLTRLRELFLIGNINLETKTLELEFLKELRYLKILRINSNLTKIPFNVLYVAPHLIGLSIFNNKNKLEVLHNLGGMFNLARLDLQNCQLDNIPHGIFSLTNLQELNLQGNELRQVDELEAFRQLPRLSSLNLSNNKITSLPDSFLFIGNLEQFNASDNQIETLPNSLFAIQKLHHLYLSNNRLMAIPTSIKNLKYLTFLDLSSNKLETLPDELFQCRKLKTLKLNNNLLTSLSGKIQQCSLLSKLELKGNPLEELPVEIGQCSKLKHSGLIIDEFLSETLPMPVKANLMSNQEAPLDVRLIIPNKASYPKLDNLV; via the coding sequence ATGTTCAGCTTGGAAGAAATATCTTCAGTAACTAGATCTCCTCCATCCTTCCGGATCTTCAAACCATGGTGGGATACCTTCATGGATTATTTGGCAATGACCATGTTGATGATCGCTGTGTTTGGGGGCACCATGCAAATATACAAGGATAGGACAATTTGTTTACCAATTAAAGCTAATTCCACTCACAGTGCTCCATCACCTATTGATGCTAACATAAGCTGGGCAGATAAACATGTTGATTTTAATATAACCGATTTACATCATACAATAATTAATCAAAAATCCATTAAAATATCACGGGTAAATGCCATCTTTGCTGTTGAACACACCAAGGCAAATTTGGATTATCAACAGTATCGCTATGTCAACCAGGCATGTTATTTCCACGCTGTTCCCTGGTTTTCTAAGCACTTTTCCTCTTTCATACTTATCCATACTGTTGCGTTGATGATTTGCAGCAATTTCTGGTTCAAGTATCCCAAAACAAGCTCCAAAATAGAGCATCTGGTCTTCATCTTGGAGAAGTGCTTCGATTCCCCCTGGACAACCGAAGTCCTCTCTCTGGCCGTCACAGAGAACAGCAGCGAAATGAACACCCGGGCGCAAGAGAAACGTAAAAGCACAGTGGCAGGCCAAGGTATCAGCGAATCTGCTAAAAGCTCAACACGGACGCAGTCTGTTATAAAGAAGCAGTTCCAATTACTGGACAAGAAGGATGGAGAACAAGCCAAATCCCTGTTTGAGAAAGTGAGAAAGTTCAGGTTTCATGTAGAGCAAGAGGACACCATATATAAACTCTATGTTGGACAAATGGTTTTTAAATCCCTGCAGTGCTTAGCGATCCTTTGTTATTTTATGGTATTCATTAAAGATGTCAACTTTGACATTATATGTCGCCCCGGCATGGAGAATGTGATTGGTTACGagatttttatttgcacatttagCATCGCCCTTCTGTTGCAGAGGCTCATCCTGCTCTATCTGATTTTGGTAACCATTTATGTGGGGCTTTGTCTTCGCACCCTCATCTGGATCTTGAGGTCACCCCTGAAACAATATTCATTCGAGAAACGTGAAACCCAGTTCAGCGACATTCCTAATGTAAAGAACGATTTTGCTTTCTTGTTACATCTGATCGATCAGTATGACCCCCTGTACTGCACACGCTTCTGCATCTTCCTGTCCGAGGCAAGTGAGAAAAAGTTGAAGATGTTAAATTTGAATAACGACTGGACTGTGGACAAGGTAAGACAGCAATTAATCCAAAATAACAAGGAGCAGCTGGAACTTCAACTCTTCATGTTAACAGGAATTCCTCAGGCGGTCTACGACGTGACTGAGTTACAGGCCTTAAGGATGGAACTGTGCACTGATATTAAGATAAGTTCCAAGGTAACTCACCTTATCCACTTGGAAGAACTTTCGATTGTAAACTGCAAAGTCGTCGTTAAACCAACTGCTTTATTCTTTCTAGGCAACAAATTGCATTCGCTTCTGGTCACTTTTTCGGTTCATGAGGAGGTGCCTGAATGGATCAATAAACTGACCCGACTCAGAGAGCTTTTCTTGATTGGAAACATTAATTTAGAAACTAAAACATTGGAACTAGAATTCTTAAAAGAACTTCGTTATTTGAAAATCCTTCGAATCAATAGCAACCTCACAAAGATACCCTTCAACGTGTTGTATGTGGCTCCCCATTTGATAGGGCTGTCAATTTTTAATAATAAGAACAAGCTTGAAGTGCTCCACAATTTGGGGGGCATGTTCAACTTAGCTCGACTTGACCTTCAAAACTGTCAGCTGGACAATATACCCCACGGCATTTTTAGCCTCACCAATCTGCAAGAATTGAACCTCCAGGGAAATGAACTCAGACAAGTGGATGAACTTGAAGCTTTCCGGCAACTACCAAGACTGTCCTCCCTCAATCTCAGTAACAACAAAATTACTTCCCTTCCAGATTCCTTTCTTTTCATCGGCAACCTTGAACAATTTAATGCATCAGACAATCAGATTGAGACCCTACCAAATAGTTTATTTGCTATTCAGAAGCTACATCATCTGTACTTGAGTAACAACCGTCTAATGGCCATTCCCACATCTATTAAAAACCTCAAGTACCTTACATTTCTAGATCTGAGCTCCAATAAGTTGGAAACTTTACCAGATGAGTTGTTCCAATGTAGGAAGCTCAAGACTCTAAAGCTGAACAATAATTTACTTACCTCCCTTAGTGGAAAGATTCAACAATGCTCCCTACTTTCAAAACTGGAACTCAAAGGGAATCCTTTGGAAGAACTTCCCGTGGAAATTGGACAGTGTAGCAAACTGAAACATAGTGGTCTGATAATAGATGAATTCTTATCCGAGACACTTCCTATGCCGGTCAAAGCAAATCTGATGTCCAACCAGGAGGCTCCTCTGGATGTCAGACTAATAATCCCCAACAAGGCATCATATCCCAAACTGGACAACCTTGTATAA